Proteins encoded within one genomic window of Chitinophagales bacterium:
- the tilS gene encoding tRNA lysidine(34) synthetase TilS: MFTKSQLLFLNDKKMALACSGGVDSMVLADCLLKYKFDFSIIHCNFQLRGEGSFEDEKFVKSYAAKNNLRSFTKSFDTENSAKLNSTSIEMEARNLRYKFFQEIYHQQELDLILLAHHQNDQAETIFMRLIKGTGLSGLSGMKEIRDDIYFRPFLNITKETILDYARENKIEYREDASNNENIYQRNHIRNKILPSIDKINPSFRSALIHLGNLSSQTKSLIDDVCYSLTEIWDSTGNLDLTHYTDKPYLPLIISHILDKEISHKDQLEYIVHALSSQESKFFQLSSYEIEVKNFRISKISEVHSKIKIYHALHDLISDSAFHTEIVENKPNLFNETSLYIDIDKLNFPINARPMQIGDKIKPFGMRGLSRKLSDIAQELQWSRSEKLSNRVFVDGDNDIIAILGYRISEKVKLDSKTKTILIIRQ, from the coding sequence ATGTTTACTAAGTCTCAACTACTTTTTCTAAATGATAAAAAGATGGCTCTCGCTTGCAGTGGTGGTGTCGACAGTATGGTGCTTGCGGATTGTCTTCTAAAATACAAATTTGATTTCTCTATAATTCATTGCAATTTTCAACTACGTGGAGAAGGATCGTTTGAGGATGAAAAATTTGTCAAATCTTATGCAGCCAAAAATAATCTTCGTTCATTCACTAAGTCGTTTGATACAGAAAATTCTGCTAAACTAAATTCCACTTCTATTGAAATGGAAGCAAGAAATTTGCGTTACAAATTTTTTCAAGAAATCTATCATCAGCAAGAATTAGACCTCATTCTTTTAGCACATCATCAAAATGACCAGGCGGAAACTATTTTTATGCGCCTCATCAAAGGTACAGGACTATCAGGACTATCAGGCATGAAAGAAATTCGAGATGACATATATTTTCGCCCTTTCTTAAATATAACAAAAGAAACCATATTAGACTACGCTAGAGAAAATAAAATTGAATACCGAGAAGATGCATCCAATAATGAAAATATTTATCAGCGGAATCACATCAGAAATAAAATTCTTCCATCAATAGATAAAATAAATCCTTCCTTTAGAAGTGCATTGATACATCTTGGGAATTTAAGCTCTCAAACTAAATCTTTGATTGATGATGTATGCTACTCCTTAACTGAAATTTGGGATAGCACAGGTAACTTAGATTTAACTCACTATACCGATAAACCATATTTGCCATTAATCATCTCACATATACTTGATAAAGAAATTTCACACAAAGATCAGTTGGAATATATAGTTCATGCTTTGTCTAGCCAAGAATCTAAATTCTTTCAGTTGTCATCATACGAAATTGAAGTTAAGAACTTTCGCATTTCAAAGATATCTGAAGTTCATTCTAAAATTAAAATTTACCATGCGCTCCATGATTTGATTTCGGATAGCGCTTTTCATACAGAAATAGTAGAAAACAAACCTAATCTATTTAATGAAACTAGTTTATATATCGATATAGATAAGCTTAATTTTCCAATAAATGCCAGACCTATGCAAATAGGTGATAAAATCAAACCATTCGGCATGAGGGGCTTATCCAGAAAACTGTCTGACATAGCTCAAGAATTGCAATGGTCGAGGTCTGAAAAATTGTCAAATAGAGTTTTTGTCGATGGTGATAATGATATTATAGCTATCTTAGGCTATCGAATTTCTGAAAAAGTAAAATTAGACTCCAAAACGAAAACTATTCTAATAATCAGACAATGA
- a CDS encoding imidazolonepropionase: MKNFINIKNLYGILDSDIKRLSGAEMKAVESLSNAYMKVENGRIIEFGEMTNWIENAAPIIDLKGKSVLPSYTDSHTHIVFAEPREHEFELKIQGKTYEEIAAAGGGILNSAAKLGETSEEKLLESATKRVQQVIRMGTGALEIKSGYGLTVDAEIKMLRVIQKLYENFAIPIKASFLGAHAIPTIYKSNPKEYIEKVIYPCIEIVAKEDLAEYIDIFIEKNYFSLEDAHRILDYSDKFGLRPKLHVNQLSNMGALQLAVDRGALSADHLEELTQTEIEYLKNKSTIGTLLPSCSFFIKIPYAPARQMIDNGLPIALASDYNPGSTPSGNMNFVISLACIYQKLLPAEAFNAATINGAYAMDLSHEVGSISIGKRANFFTSSDLQSLASIPYSFGRPLIDEVYINGERFH, encoded by the coding sequence ATGAAAAATTTTATCAATATAAAGAATCTATATGGCATACTAGATTCTGATATTAAAAGACTTTCTGGTGCGGAGATGAAAGCGGTTGAGTCGTTGTCCAATGCCTATATGAAGGTAGAGAATGGACGAATTATTGAGTTTGGAGAAATGACGAACTGGATAGAGAATGCAGCGCCTATCATTGACCTGAAGGGAAAATCGGTACTACCGAGTTATACAGATTCCCATACACATATAGTTTTCGCAGAACCCAGGGAACACGAATTCGAACTCAAGATTCAGGGTAAAACCTATGAGGAAATAGCCGCAGCAGGAGGTGGTATCTTAAATAGTGCAGCTAAACTAGGTGAAACGAGTGAAGAAAAATTATTAGAATCAGCGACGAAACGAGTGCAGCAAGTGATAAGGATGGGAACAGGAGCCTTGGAAATAAAGAGTGGATATGGATTGACCGTCGATGCAGAAATAAAAATGCTTCGCGTGATTCAAAAATTATATGAAAATTTCGCTATTCCTATCAAAGCAAGTTTTCTCGGGGCTCATGCCATACCTACCATTTACAAATCCAATCCAAAAGAATACATAGAAAAAGTTATTTATCCTTGTATTGAAATTGTAGCTAAAGAAGATTTAGCAGAGTATATCGATATTTTTATTGAGAAAAATTACTTCTCTCTAGAAGATGCCCATAGAATTTTAGATTATTCTGATAAGTTTGGACTTAGACCAAAATTGCATGTCAATCAACTTTCGAATATGGGGGCCTTGCAATTGGCTGTGGATAGAGGTGCTTTGTCTGCCGATCATTTAGAAGAATTGACTCAGACAGAAATCGAATATTTAAAGAATAAATCAACTATAGGAACGCTTCTCCCTTCTTGTTCATTTTTTATAAAAATACCTTATGCCCCAGCGCGCCAAATGATAGATAACGGCCTACCTATAGCTCTAGCCTCCGACTATAACCCTGGTTCTACACCAAGTGGCAATATGAATTTTGTCATATCCCTCGCTTGTATTTATCAAAAACTCCTACCAGCCGAGGCTTTTAATGCCGCTACCATTAATGGAGCTTATGCTATGGATTTGAGTCATGAGGTTGGAAGCATTTCCATCGGCAAACGGGCCAATTTCTTTACTTCCTCGGACTTACAATCGTTGGCATCTATTCCTTATAGTTTCGGTCGGCCATTAATAGATGAGGTTTATATCAATGGGGAAAGATTTCACTAG
- a CDS encoding RidA family protein, with the protein MSENNPILTDKAAKPLGLYPHSRKVGNLLFLSGIGPRKAGTDEIPGLKLDKYGNYLEFDFEAQVRSVFDNVKTVLEESGSSWDKLVDVTVFLVNMKRDFHIYNKIYAEYFKDAMPCRTTVEVSSLPSSISIELKCMATI; encoded by the coding sequence ATGTCAGAAAATAATCCCATACTCACAGACAAGGCCGCTAAACCGCTCGGTCTATATCCGCATTCCCGAAAGGTAGGAAACCTTTTATTCCTTAGTGGAATTGGTCCTCGTAAAGCAGGAACAGATGAAATACCAGGATTGAAGCTGGATAAATATGGTAATTATTTAGAATTTGATTTTGAGGCCCAAGTGCGCTCTGTTTTTGACAATGTGAAAACGGTACTGGAAGAGAGCGGGTCTTCATGGGATAAATTAGTAGATGTCACGGTATTTCTAGTCAATATGAAACGGGACTTTCATATCTATAACAAGATCTACGCTGAATACTTTAAAGATGCGATGCCATGTAGAACCACCGTAGAGGTATCATCCCTGCCGAGTTCTATTTCGATAGAATTGAAATGCATGGCGACTATTTAG
- a CDS encoding ComEC family competence protein — MKSGRKFLLTNLLYLKVFIAFTFGIISSEFISNYWVLISLPFLFFVALNLLYFFIKVSRSKFSDSFVFCLIFSFGIFFHSWTWKEKTDSLEKLKPILEKEASHIIRLEDKPLLKANSLQLEATLLRSQSDTGQVILHEKILIYLPKDIQIKQPYYGQILQVEGRLVQPSHAHYVFEFDYAKWLERNGIYATLYSKDFSSISMDSSSFYQLSKIPFKLRDYFENEIDRVLSDKSSNAIAKSILIGIRSDVDRDLYTAYADTGTIHILSISGLHFGILILFLEYLLSFAIKKEGLRLIIKHSVSFLYALMTGFSAPIMRSFIMFLFFDFTKWKQLRVSSYNILFLSAWLILLFDTHQLFNIGYQFSYCALLGIMLIYHRAIWKIQFGSFILNFIWKSTVTLLAAWLFTAPLTIFYYHKFSWFGSLSNILVVPLTTLIMYVGFIFILFSKLDLLSNLLGDLLTLLIKIQNTIIAFFSQIPYASIHSNILDIIGLILLFALIGFGMSLIYSKTRFSLRLTLICTTIFTCYSSFHSFRLAIEENWFLVSNYKHSAIAYKNKNQLHIITDTIDDNMQRYFFNSLESFYNIDASKIHSSYDYIVQQRNKFSYHLAAQPQFLVLAKENKEHWDDYIEKRDSFVLVSNIGYRKSDLINTLKQKNKHYHVY, encoded by the coding sequence ATGAAATCAGGGCGAAAGTTTTTATTGACCAATTTATTATACCTCAAAGTTTTTATCGCTTTTACCTTTGGCATCATCTCTTCAGAATTTATATCGAATTACTGGGTATTAATAAGTCTTCCTTTCCTCTTTTTTGTTGCTCTCAATTTACTTTACTTTTTTATCAAAGTGAGTAGAAGTAAGTTTTCTGATAGCTTTGTATTTTGTCTCATTTTTAGTTTTGGTATTTTCTTTCATAGCTGGACATGGAAGGAGAAAACAGATAGCTTGGAAAAGCTAAAACCTATTTTAGAAAAAGAAGCAAGTCATATCATTCGCCTAGAAGACAAACCTCTGTTAAAAGCTAACTCACTTCAACTCGAAGCCACCTTATTGAGGTCTCAATCTGATACTGGTCAAGTAATTCTCCATGAGAAAATTCTAATTTATCTACCTAAGGATATTCAAATAAAACAACCATATTATGGTCAAATTTTACAAGTCGAGGGTCGTTTAGTTCAACCTTCTCATGCGCATTATGTCTTTGAATTTGACTATGCCAAATGGTTAGAGCGCAATGGGATTTACGCCACACTTTATTCAAAAGATTTTTCGTCCATTAGTATGGATTCTAGTAGTTTTTACCAGTTATCTAAGATTCCATTTAAACTGCGAGACTATTTTGAAAATGAAATTGATCGAGTGCTATCCGATAAATCCTCTAATGCTATAGCCAAGTCTATACTTATAGGCATTCGCAGCGATGTTGATCGAGATCTATACACCGCCTATGCCGATACTGGAACGATTCACATACTTTCTATCTCAGGATTACATTTCGGTATACTTATTTTATTTCTAGAATATCTATTGTCTTTTGCGATAAAAAAAGAAGGTTTACGATTAATTATTAAACACAGTGTCTCGTTTCTTTATGCCCTTATGACAGGATTTAGCGCACCTATCATGCGTAGTTTCATCATGTTTTTATTCTTTGATTTCACAAAATGGAAACAATTGCGAGTTAGTTCGTATAATATTTTGTTTCTTTCTGCCTGGCTAATTTTATTATTTGACACACATCAATTATTCAATATCGGTTATCAATTTTCCTACTGTGCTTTGTTAGGCATTATGCTCATCTATCATCGAGCCATTTGGAAAATTCAATTCGGTTCTTTTATACTTAATTTCATTTGGAAATCAACAGTAACTTTGTTAGCAGCATGGCTATTCACTGCTCCTCTGACTATTTTTTATTATCATAAATTTTCTTGGTTTGGTTCATTGAGTAATATTCTAGTCGTGCCTTTGACTACTCTTATCATGTATGTAGGATTCATATTTATCCTTTTTTCTAAACTAGATTTACTATCGAATTTACTAGGCGATCTCCTGACGCTACTTATCAAAATACAAAATACTATCATAGCGTTTTTTAGTCAAATTCCATATGCTAGTATTCACTCGAATATACTTGATATAATAGGATTGATTTTGCTATTTGCACTCATTGGATTTGGAATGAGTTTAATATACTCTAAAACAAGATTCAGTCTAAGATTAACGCTTATCTGCACAACAATCTTTACATGCTATAGCTCATTTCATTCTTTTAGATTGGCTATAGAAGAGAATTGGTTTCTCGTCTCAAACTATAAACATAGCGCTATCGCCTATAAAAACAAGAATCAACTTCACATAATTACAGACACAATAGATGACAATATGCAGCGATACTTTTTCAATAGCCTAGAATCCTTTTATAATATCGACGCTTCAAAAATACATTCTAGTTATGATTATATAGTCCAACAAAGAAATAAATTTAGTTATCACTTAGCAGCTCAGCCACAATTCTTGGTTTTAGCAAAAGAGAATAAAGAGCACTGGGATGATTATATAGAAAAAAGAGATAGCTTTGTATTGGTGTCCAATATAGGATATAGAAAATCAGATTTAATTAACACCTTGAAGCAAAAGAATAAGCACTATCATGTTTACTAA